From the Maioricimonas rarisocia genome, one window contains:
- a CDS encoding phosphorothioated DNA-binding restriction endonuclease, protein MTSREEILEAFGRINVWSRGTERAPHKPLLVLYALGRLSRGEPPSIPFREVAPRLTELLREFGPSRKSFHPEYPFWRLQNDGIWIVDQTDSLLRRKGQTDVPKRELLAHDVHARFPEHILARLRCEPELLAEVALRLLDSHFPASLHEDILDAVGLETRLTETVTRRKRDPDFRHRVLAVYEYGCAVCGFDVRLGRHTLGIEAAHIQWHQAGGPDAECNGLALCSLHHKAFDLGAFTIQPDSVLLVSNEAHGQQGFDEWLLRFHGRSIRRPSGDDHLPAARFLAWHQREVFKRPPRDVRQSS, encoded by the coding sequence GTGACGTCACGGGAAGAGATTCTGGAGGCGTTTGGCCGCATCAATGTCTGGTCGCGGGGGACGGAACGCGCGCCGCACAAGCCGCTCCTGGTCCTGTATGCGTTGGGGCGGCTCTCTCGCGGCGAACCGCCGTCAATACCGTTTCGGGAAGTCGCGCCTCGGCTGACGGAGCTGCTCAGGGAGTTTGGGCCCTCACGGAAGTCGTTTCATCCGGAGTATCCGTTCTGGCGATTGCAGAACGATGGAATCTGGATCGTCGATCAGACAGATTCTCTCCTGAGGCGAAAAGGGCAGACTGACGTCCCGAAACGGGAACTGCTCGCACACGACGTGCACGCCCGGTTTCCTGAGCACATTCTGGCGCGTCTGCGGTGCGAGCCGGAGCTGTTGGCCGAAGTGGCGTTGCGGTTACTGGATTCCCATTTTCCCGCGTCACTGCACGAGGACATTCTCGACGCCGTGGGGCTGGAAACCCGTCTGACGGAAACCGTCACCCGCCGCAAACGGGACCCGGACTTCCGTCATCGCGTGCTGGCCGTCTACGAATACGGATGCGCCGTGTGCGGGTTCGATGTGCGGCTGGGACGGCACACGCTTGGAATTGAGGCGGCTCACATTCAGTGGCACCAAGCGGGGGGCCCGGACGCAGAGTGCAACGGTTTGGCACTGTGCTCGCTGCACCACAAGGCGTTCGATCTCGGAGCCTTCACGATCCAGCCGGACAGCGTGCTTCTGGTATCGAACGAGGCTCACGGTCAGCAGGGCTTCGACGAGTGGCTGCTCAGGTTTCACGGTCGCTCGATTCGCAGACCATCCGGAGACGACCATCTGCCGGCAGCGCGATTCCTGGCCTGGCACCAGCGTGAGGTCTTCAAACGTCCCCCACGCGACGTTCGCCAGAGCTCGTAG
- a CDS encoding helix-turn-helix domain-containing protein, whose translation MKIHLEPDDLVPLVREIVRETLRTVAEEQQARDGRRERETAAERQALTLRPREAAKLLGISERTLWSLTQPRGPIPSVKLGRRVAYPVDLLREWLLKAAKGSEV comes from the coding sequence ATGAAAATTCATCTCGAACCCGACGACCTTGTCCCGCTCGTCCGCGAAATCGTTCGTGAAACGTTACGGACAGTGGCGGAAGAACAGCAGGCTCGCGACGGTCGCCGTGAACGCGAAACGGCTGCGGAGCGGCAGGCTCTCACGCTACGGCCGCGGGAAGCCGCGAAGCTGCTCGGGATTTCCGAGCGGACGCTTTGGAGCCTGACACAGCCACGGGGGCCGATACCGAGCGTCAAGCTCGGGAGACGCGTAGCCTACCCGGTCGACTTGCTGCGGGAGTGGCTGCTGAAAGCGGCCAAGGGCTCGGAGGTGTAG